The genomic interval GTCCGTGATCGTCGCCGCCAAGCGTGCGCGGCAGATCAACTCGTACTACCACAACCTCGGCGAGGGGACCTTCGACGAGTTCCCGCCCCCGATGGTGGACTCGAGCTCGAAGAACTACCTGACGATCGCCCTCGAGGAGGTCGCGGGCGGCAAGGTCAAGTACCAGTACCGCTAGGCCGCACCGGCCGGAGCTCCGGCGATGGCGCGCGTCCTGATCGGCGTCACCGGCGGCATCGCCGCCTACAAGACGCTGGAGCTCGTCCGGCTCGCCACGAAGGCGGGCCACGCGGTGCGCGTCGTGCAGACGCCCACCGCGCAGCAGTTCGTGGGGGCCGTGTCGTTCGCCGGCCTGACCGGCGCGCCGGTCCTCGTCTCGGAGTTCGAGCGCGACCCGGCACGCGGCGCGTTCCCCGACCAGGCGCCCCCCGGGCACGACCCGCTGAGCCACCTCGAGCTCGTCGCCAACGCCGACGTGCTCGTGATCGCCCCGGCGTCGGCGAACACGATCGCCAAGCTCGCCCACGGGCTCGCCGACAACCTCCTCACCTCGGCGGCGCTCGCCGCGACCTGCCCGGTGCTCGTCGCGCCCGCGATGAACAACGCGATGTACGAGCACGCCGCCACGCAGGCGAACCTCGCGACGCTGCGCGACCGCGGCGTCGTCGTGATCGACCCGGGCACGGGCGCGCTCGGCTCCAAGGGGGAGTGGGGCGTCGGTCGGCTCGCCGAGCCCGCCGACCTGCTCGCCCGCATCGAGGCGGTCCTCGCCGGCCGGCCCACCGCCGGGCCGTGGGACGGCCTGCGCGTCCTCGTCACCGCCGGGGGCACGCGGGAGCCGATCGACTCCGTGCGCTACGTCGGCAACCGCTCCTCGGGCCGGATGGGCTTCGCGCTCGCCGACGCCGCCGCCGCCCGCGGGGCCGCGGTCACCGTCGTCGCCGCGAACGTCACGCTCCCGCGCAACCCCGCGGTCCGCTACCTCGACGTCGAGACCGCCGCGCAGCTCGCCGACGCCTGCGCCGGCGCCTTCGCCCAGACCGACGTGCTGCTGATGGCCGCCGCCGTCGCCGACTTCCGGCCCGTCGGCCCGGCCGACCACAAGATCAAGAAGACCGGTCGCGGCGAGCTCACGGTCGAGATGGAGGCGACGGTCGACGTCCTCGCGTCCCTCTCCGGCACCCGCCGCGACGGGCAGGTCCTCGTCGGCTTCGCCGCCGAGCACGGCGACGGCGCGCTCGCCTACGGGCGCGACAAGCTCGAGCGCAAGGGGCTCGACGCGATCGTCGTCAACGACATCTCGCGGCCGGACATCGGCTTCGACACGCCCGAGAACGAGGTCACGGTCATCACGCGCACGGGGGACCAGCCGATCGCCAAGGCGGACAAGGCCGCGGTCGCCGACGCGATCCTCGCGGTCGTCGACCGGCTGCGCGACGCCGCCGTGCGGACACCGACGTGAGCGGACTCGACGGCGCCGCACACGCCCCGCTCGACCGCGGCGAGATCGACGCCGCCGTCGGCCTCGCCGCCCGCATCCGGGCGACCGTCCGCGACGGGGTCGAGGTCCGCGAGGAGGTGCTCGACGACCTGCTCGTCGCGATCGTCGCCGAGGGGCACGTCCTCCTGGAGGACCTTCCCGGCGTGGGAAAGACCACGCTGGCCCGCGCGCTCGCGCGCGCGCTCGGGCTCGAGTTCGCGCGCATCCAGTGCACCGCCGACCTGCTGCCCGCGGACGTCGTCGGCACCAACGTCTTCAACCAGCGCGAGGACCGCTTCGAGTTCCGGCCCGGCCCGATCTTCGCCAACGTCGTCATCGTCGACGAGATCAACCGCGCGAGCCCCAAGACGCAGTCGGGCCTGCTGGAGTGCATGCAGGAGCGGCGCGTGACCGTCGACGTGCACAGCCACGAGCTGGCCCGCCCGTTCGTCGTGCTCGCGACGCAGAACCCGGTCGAGTTCGAGGGCACCTACCCGCTGCCCGAGGCGCAGGTCGACCGCTTCATGATGCGCCTGTCGCTCGGCTACCCCGACGCGGACGCCGAGGCCGCGATGCTGCTCGCGCACGAGCTCGGGGACCGCGTCGCCGCGCTCGACGCCGCGGGCGGGCCCGCCGAGGTCCTGCAGGCCCAGGACCTCGCGCGGCGCGTGCACACCTCCGAGGCGCTGCGTGCCTACGTGGTGGCGCTGCTCACCCGCACCCGCGAGGACGCCCGCGTGGAGCTCGGCGCGAGCCCCCGCGCGGGCCTGCTGCTGCTGCGCGCGGCGAAGGCCCGGGCCCTGCTGCACGGCCGCGACCACGCGCTGCCCGACGACGTGCAGGCGCTCGCCGAGGTGGTGCTCGCGCACCGCCTGGTGCTCGCGCCGGAGGCGCACGGCGCCCGCGGCGGCGAGGTCGTGCGCGACGCCCTCGCGAAGACCACGGCGCTCTGAGGTCCGGGCGATGCGCCGTGGCGACCGCGACCACGGAGGCAGCCGGCCCGCGGCGGGCACGCTGCTGCTCGCGCTCGCCCTGCTCGCCGCGGCCGCGGCGTTCGACGCCGAGCCGCTCTACGTGCCGGGCGTCGCGTTCGGGCTGCTCGCGGTCCTCTGCCTGCTGTGGGTGCGGCTCGCCGCCGCGGGCCTGCGGGTACGGCGCACCGTCTCCGGCGGCCGCGTCCAGGAGGACGACCCCCTGCCCGTCACGGTCACCGTCGTCGGTGGGGTGCTGCGGCTGCCGACCGGCGAGATCCGCGACCCGCTCCTGCGACGCGCGCGGCCGCTGCAGCTCGGGCGCGACCGCCAGGTCGTGCAGGCGACGGCGCGACTGCCGCGGCGCGGACGGCGGCTCGTCGCGCCGCCCAGCGTGCTGGTGCGCGACCCGTTCGGCCTCGCCGCCCGCACGGTCGGCGGCGGCGAGCCGACCGAGGTCCTCGTGCTGCCGCGCGTCGATCCGGTCGTGGTGACCGCGGCGGGCGCGGACGGCACCGGGCTGGGCCTGCGCCGCCGTCGGCGCCCCACGAGCGCCGAGGTCGAGGTCGACGGGGTCGGTCCGCTGCGCCCGGGCACGCCCGCCTCGCGGATCCACTGGCCGTCGATCGCCCGCCGCGCCGAGCCGCAGGAGCGTCGCCTCCACGCCGACGGCGGGCGCCTGCCGGTCGTCGTGCTGGACCCCTCGCCCGACCCGGGCGATCCGCAGGGCGCCGCCGACGACCTCGACGCGGCGGTGCGCGCGGTCGCCTCGCTGGCGGTGCACCTCGCGCGGCGCGGCGGCTGCGAGGTCCTGCTGCCCGGCGATCGCCGGCCCACCGAGCTCGACGCGACCCTCGGCGGCTGGGCCCGGCTGCACGTCCGCCTCGCGCTGGTGGAGGCCGGGCCCGCGCCCGCGACCGCCCAGCTGCGCGGCCGCACCGGCCCGATCGTCCACGTCTCCGCCCGGCGGGTGCAGCGCCCACCGCGCGCGCTGGCCCAGCACGGGGCGGGCCAGGTGCTCGTCGTCCCGGGCTCGATCGCCGGCCGCCGGGCCGCGTTCGCCGTCGCGGGCTGCGCGGGCTACGAGCTCGCCGACCGCCTCGACGCCGCGAGGTCGGCGTGAGCACCCTGGCACCCGCGCCGCGCCGCGAGCGTCCTGCCCGCCGGCCGCCACGCACGGCGCCAGCACCCGCGCCCGTCGCGGCACCGGCGCGCGGCGGCCTGCGGCTCGCCGCCTGGACGCTGCTCGCGCTGCTGGCCGCGCACGCGTGGGCCGACCAGGTCGCCCCGGCCTCGCGCGCTGCCGCGACCGCGAGCGTGCTGCTGGGCAGCGCGATCGGCGCGCTCCTGCTGCTCGCCCCGCGCGTCACGTCGCGCCGGCGGCGGCTGCTGCTCGTCGACGGCCTCGCGGTGGGCGCGCTCGTGCTCGCCCTGGCGACCTGCGGCGTTCCGCTGCGCCTCCTGCTGCCGGACGCCTGGGGCGAGCTGGCGGCCGGCATCGGCCAGGGGCTCGGCGCGCTGCCCGGCGTCCGCGTCCCGTACCGGGGGCTCGACGAGTGGACCCGCGCGACGATCGTCCTCGGCGGCACGCTGCTGGTGCTCGTGTCCGCCTGGGTCGCGTTCGTCCCCCGCGGCGCGGCGACCGGCCGCCCGCTGGTCGCCGCCGGCCTGCTCGCGACGCTGTACGCGGTCCCGGTCGTCGAACGCGCACCCGACCACCCGTTCCTGCAGGGCACCGCGGTCACCGTGCTGCTCGCCGTCCTGCTGTGGGGGGACCGGCTGCCGCGCGGCCAGGCGCGTCCGGCGGCCATCCTGCTGGCGGTGGCGGCCGTCGCGGCCGCGGTGCTCGCCCCGCGCCTGGACGGTGACCGGCCGCTGTTCGACTACGAGTCGTTCGTCGCCGACAGCCTCCAGGGCCGCAACACGAGCACGTTCTCCTGGCAGCACCGCTACGGCCCGCTGAACTGGACGCGGACCGGCCGCGAGGTCCTGCGGATCCGCGCCCGGCAGGGCACCTACTGGAAGGCCGCCGTCCTGCCCGAGTTCGACGGTCGCGCCTGGCGGACGACCGACGCGGTCGACATCCGCACGCCGGACACCGAGATCGCCGAGGACCCCGGCTACCGCCAGCAGCTGACCGTCGTCGTCGCCGGGCTGCGCTCCCCGGAGTACGTGACCGCCGGCTCGACCCGCAGCATCGCCGCGTCGCCACGGCTCGCGATCGAGAGCGGCTTCGGCATCTTCCGGACGGGGTCGCGCCCGCTGCGTCGCGGCGACGCCTACCGCGCCGAGGTGTACGTGCCGCAGCCGTCCCCGGAGACGATGCGCGACGCCGGCAGCAGCTACCCGCTGTTCACCCGCCGGTTCCTGTCGATGGGCCTCCCGGACAGCGAGCGGTCGGTGCTGCTGTTCCCGCGCTGGGGCGAGAGCCAGTCGATCTTCCGCTACGCCCTCGGCGCCCCGCCGCGCTCGGACGGGGAGGAGCAGCTGCTGGCCTCGCCCTACCGGCGCACCTACCGCCTGGCGCAGCGGCTGCGCGCGGCGTCGGCGACCCCGTACGACTTCATCCGCAACGTCCGCGCACGGGTCATGCGCGACGCGACCTACACCGAGACGCCGCGCGTCGACCCGCGCGCGCCGCTGGACGGCTTCCTCTTCGACCGCCGCGAGGGCTACTGCCAGCAGTTCTCCGGCGCGATGGCGCTGCTGCTGCGGATGGGCGGGGTGCCCGCCCGCGTCGCCTCCGGCTTCACCGCCGGCACCTACGACGACGCCCGCAAGGAGTGGGTCGTGCGGGACCTCGACGCCCACTCGTGGGTCGAGGCGTACGTGCCCGGCCAGGGCTGGGTCGCGTTCGACCCGACGCCCGCCGCCGCGCCGCCGCGCTCGCAGCTGCGCGACGACGAGCCCGCGACCACGCCGGACGAGCCCGCCGAGGAGCAGGACGCCGACGAGGGCCCCGCCGGGGCGCCGGCCGACGCGCGTCTGGGCGGCGGTCCGGGCGCACCCGCGGCGAGCCCCGGGGACGAGTCGCTGTCGCTCGGCCCGCCGCTGCTGGTCGTCCTCGCCGCCGGGGCGCTCGTCGCGTTCGTCGTGCGCCGCCGCGTCGGCGTCCGGGCCGACGACCCGCCGGAGCTCGCCGAGCTGCTGCAGGCGCTGCGCCTGACCGGTCGACCGCCCGCGACGGGCACGACGCTGCGCCAGCTCGAGGAGCGGTTCCGGCACGCCCCGCAGGCCGCCGACTACCTGCGCGCGGTCCGCGCGCAGCGGTACGCGCCGTCCGCGACGGGTCCCGGCCGGGCCCAGCGCGCCGCCCTGCGCACGGCGCTGGCCGACGGCCTGGGGGCGGGGGGACGCCTGCGCGCCTGGTGGGCGCTGCCGCCGCGACCCGTGGGCCGGCGCGGCCGACGGGCGTAGACTTCGCGGGGCGGCATGGACGACGTCTACACCCTCTTCCGCAACGGCTCGCGGCTCCTCGACGAGGGGGACTTCCACGCGGCGACCGTGCCGCTGATGCGGGCCCGTGACCTCTCCCCGGGGGAGGACTCGATCCACGAGGCGCTCGGCCGCGCACTGTTCGGGGCGCACCGCTACCGCGAGGCCGCCGCCGAGTTCGCGGCGGTCGCGGCGCACGCGCCGACCAACGACTACGCGCTGTTCTGCCTCGGTCGGGCGCTGCAGCTGTGCGGCCGCCACGCGGAGGCGCGACGGCCGCTGGCGCTCGCCGCCCAGCTGCGCCCGGAGCGCGCGGACTACCGCCGCTATCGCGACGCCGCCCGCCGTCACGCCGGGGACGACGCCCCGCCGTCCGCGGAGCCCGGCGCCGGCCCGGCGGCGTAGCGGGCCCAGGCGGCCTCCTCGACGAGCAGCCCGAGCAGCCGGTCGATCTCCGCCTCCTGGACGGCGACGGCGGGCAGGTCCCCGTGGATCCAGACGGCGCCCTCGCCGGTGTGGGCGAAGCGGACCAGGGAGCCGAGCCGGTTGCGGTGCAGCAGCGCCGACGGGTCGACGCGGCCGGGGCCGACGACCTCCGCCTGGGCGCGCAGCAGCCCGCCGCGCAGCGCGACGCCGACGTGCAGCGGCCAGCCGGCGCAGTCGACCGCCAGGCCCCACTCGCCGGGGGCGACGCGCCGCAACGGCACGCCCAGGTCGGTGAGCGTCTCGTGCACGATCGCGGTCAGCGTGGAGTCCATGCTGGTAGAGTCGCAGCACAGCTTTCCGTGCCGGCCCGGTGCCGGCGGCAGTTTCGGAACGTGGGCGCTCGCCCACGTTTTTTGTTTCCCAGGGAGGATCAGCCGGTGACCAAGGACATCCAGACGCAGGTGGAGACGACGCTCGCGTCGGCGATGCCCGACGTCGAGGTCCTGCTCGCCGAGGTCGTCGCCGGGGGGACGCTGCGGCTGTTCGTCGACCATCCCGACGGTGTGAGCCTCGCGCTCTGCGAGCAGGTCACCCGCGCCCTGGAGGACCTCCGCGAGCAGTACGCGCTGGAGGTGTCCTCGCCGGGCCGGGACCGGCCGCTGGTCAAGCCCGACCACTTCCGCCGCTTCCTCGGCCGCCGCGCCCGCGTGCGGACCCGTGAGGCGCGGGACGGCCACAAGAGCTTCACCGGCGAGCTGGTCGGCGCCGACGACCGAGAGGTCACGATCGCGGCCGAGACCGGCGTCGTCGCGATCCCGTACACCGAGATCCACCGATCGAACCTCGTGGAGGAGTAGCGAATGTCACGCGAGATCATCGAAGCCATCAAGGGCCTCGCCGCCGAGAAGAACATCTCGGACGAGAAGCTCATGGCCGCCCTGGAGGACGCGCTCCTCTCGGCGTACAAGAAGCTGCCGGGGGCGGCCCGCTATGCGCGCGTGGACGTCGACCCGGAGACGGGCGAGTTCATCGTGATGCGCTACCGCATCCCCAAGGACCTCGAGCAGGAGCTGCTCGTGCAGACGGTCGAGGAGGAGTCGTACATCGACCCCGAGACCGGCGAGCGCGTGGAGCCCGCCGACCCCGAGATCGACGCGGCGAAGTTCGAGCAGTACCGCGACCAGATCGAGGAGATCGACGACACGCCGGAGGACTTCGGCCGCATCGCCGCGCAGACCGCCAAGCAGGTCATCCTGCAGCGCATCCGCGAGGCCGAGCGCGACATGATGTTCGAGGAGTTCCGCGACCGCGTCGGCGAGCTCATCACCGGCGTCGTCCAGCAGAAGGACTCCCGCTACACGCTGATCCAGCTGCGCGACCGCGTCGAGGCGCTGCTCCCCAAGAGCGAGCAGGTCGACGGCGAGCGCTACGAGCACAACCAGCGCGTCAAGGCGGTCATCAAGGAGGTCTCGAACTCCACGAAGGGCCCGTCGATTATCGTCTCGCGTCGCGACGCGGACCTGATCAAGGCGCTGTTCGAGCTCGAGGTCCCCGAGATCGCCGACGGCCTCGTCGAGATCGCCGGCGTCGCGCGCGAGCCCGGCTACCGGTCGAAGATCGCGGTGGTCTCCTACGCCGACGGGGTCGACCCGGTCGGCGCCTGCGTCGGCCCGCGCGGCTCCCGCGTGCGCATGGTCGTGTCCGAGCTGCGCGGCGAGAAGATCGACATCATCCCCTACAACGACGAGCCCGCCCGCTTCGTCGCGAAGGCCCTGTCGCCCGCCCGCGTGCGCGAGGTCATCGTCGACGACGAGGCCCGTCAGGCCACCGTCATCGTCCCGGACGACCAGCTGTCGCTGGCGATCGGCCGCGAGGGCCAGAACGCGCGGCTCGCCGCGCGCCTGACCGGCTGGCGGATCGACATCAAGTCCGAGACCGACTTCGCGTCGACCGCGGACGACGAGGGCTTCGAGGAGCAGGTCCAGGACGGCGGCCGCTGCGCGGCGGTCCTGACCAACGGCCGTCGCTGCCCGAACGCGGCACTGGGCGGCTCCCCGTACTGCGGCCTGCAGCTGCACCAGGCGCTGAGCCGGTTCACGACCTCGTCGGTCGCGGTCCTCACGGGCCTGACCGACGCGGACGTCGCGTCGCTCGCCGACCCGGAGAAGTCGCAGGACGACGTGGCGGAGATCGTCGGGCGCGCCGAGGCGGCCTACGCCGAGGCGACCCCGGTCGAGCCCGTCGCGGACGACGAGCCGCTGCCGGACGAGGCGCCCGAGGGCGTCGCGGACGAGGCGCAGGCCGCCGAGGAGCCGCAGGAGGCCGCGGTCGCGGTCGCCGACGAGCCCGCCGCCGAGGAGTCCGCCCCCGAGGCGCAGGAGGAGCCGGCCGCCGAGGGCGAGGGATCGTCGTCGTAGCCCGGAGCCCGATCCGCACCTGCGTCGGCTGCCGGTCGACGCACCCACAGAACCAGCTCGTGCGCCTCGCGGCGCACGAGGGCCACGTCGTCCCCGATCCGGCCCGGGCCCTGCCCGGCCGGGGGGCGTACGTCTGCGGAGCGGCCTGCCTCGAGCAGGCCGTCAAGCGCCGCGCGTTGCCGCGCGCGTTCCGTCAGAAGGTGGCTATTCCCGTAGACCTCGTAGAATCGATTGGCTGATGGCTAAGAGACGTGTGTTCGAAATCGCGCAGGAGCGCGGGATGACCTCCAAGGAGGTCATCGAAGCGCTGTCCGGTGGCGGGATCGCCGTCCGGGCCGCCCAGTCGACGGTCGAGGACCGCCACGTCCTGCGGATCATGGGGCCGCCCCCGCCGCCGCCCGAGCCGGAGCCCGAGCCCGAGCCCACCCCGGAGCCCGAGCCCACGCCGGCCCCGGAGCCCACGCCGGAGCCGGAGCCCGAGCCCGCCGCCGCGGAGGTCGAGCCGACCCCGGAGCCGGTCGCGAAGGCGCCCGAGCCGGAGCCGACCCCGGAGCCGGTGGCCGAGGCGCCCAAGCAGGCGCCCAAGCCCGAGCCGATCAAGGGCCCGAAGATCCTCTCGACGCCGGACGCCCCGAAGGCGCCCGCGCCGACCTCTGCGCCCGCCCCGGCCGAGACGCCCGCGCCCGCGGCGCAGACGCCGCCGCCGGCCGCGCCGACCCCGGCGCCCGCGACCCCGCAGGCAGCGCCGCCCGCGGCCGCGCCCGCGCCGACGGCGCCGGTGACGTCCGCGCCGACCCCGGCGCCCCCGGCGGCGCCCGCCACCCCCGCCGTCGCGGCATCGGCCCCGAGCGCGCCGGCCGCCCCGGCCGCGCAGCAGCCCGCCGCCCAGGCGCCCGCCACCGCGCAGCAGCCCGCCGCGCAGGCGCCGCCCGCCACGGCGACCGACGCGAAGGGCAAGCCGTCCGGCGAGGCCCCGACCCGCCCGGTGAAGACGCCGCGCGCGGACGTGCCGCAGCAGCCGGTCATCGGCGAGAAGCCCGCGCCCGGAGCCGGCCCGAAGATCCTGGCGCTCCCCGAGCCGCCGAAGAAGCCCAAGCGGGACGAGTCGAAGAACCTCCCGACGACCGGCCCCGGCGGCCGTCGCCGCGTGGTCATCGACTCGCAGGCCGCCCGTCGCGGTCCCGGTGGCCCCGGCGGTCCCGGTGGCCCCGGTCAGGGTCCGCCGCGCCGCCAGCGTCGCGGTCGCCGCCGTCGCGGGACCTACGACGACACCGTCCGCCCGCTGGACGAGGCCGCGCAGAAGCAGACCGACGTCTTCAAGATCAACTCGGGGTCCTCGGTCAAGGAGGTCGCGGAGTACCTCGGCGTGGCCGTGCCCGAGATCATCAAGAAGCTGATGACCCTCGGCGAGATGGCGACGCTCACGCAGACGCTGTCCGACGAGGCGATCCAGGTGATCGCCGACGAGTTCGAGAAGAAGATCGAGATCGTCCGCGCCGGTGACGCCGACGACGACATCCCGACCTTCGACGACGACGCCGCGGACCTCGAGGACCGCCCGCCGGTCGTCACGATCATGGGTCACGTCGACCACGGCAAGACGTCGCTGCTGGACGCGATCCGCAGCGCCGACATCGTCGGCGGCGAGGCCGGCGGCATCACCCAGCACATCGGCGCCTACCAGGTGCATCACGACGACAAGGTCGTCACGTTCCTGGACACCCCGGGTCACGAGGCGTTCACCGCCATGCGTGCCCGCGGCGCGAAGGTCACCGACATCGCGGTGATCGTCGTGGCGGCCGACGACGGCGTGAAGCCCCAGACGATCGAGGCGATCGACCACGCGCTCGCGGCCGAGGTGCCGATCATCGCGGCGGTCAACAAGATCGACAAGGAGGGGGCGGACCCCACGCGCGTCCGCACGGAGATGACCCAGCACGGGCTCCAGCCCGTCGAGTGGGGCGGCGAGATCGAGTTCGTCGACGTCTCCGCCAAGGCCCGCACCGGCCTCGAGGACCTCCTGGACACGATCCTGCTCACCGCCGAGGGCATGAACGAGGGCGACGGCCTGCAGGCCAACGCCGACACCGAGGCCTCCGGCGTCGTCGTCGAGTCCAAGCTCGACCCGGGCCGCGGCCCGGTCGCCACCGTGCTGCTGCAGCGCGGCACCCTGAAGGTCGGGGACGCCGTCGTGGCCGGCCCGGTCTGGGGCAAGGTCCGCGCGATGAACGACTACCACGGGCAGCGCATCAGCTCCGCGGGCCCCGGCGACCCGGTCGAGATCCTCGGGTTCGACGGCGTCCCGTCCGCGGGCGAGTACTGCCGCGTGGTCGACCACGAGCGGCAGGCGCGCAGCCTCGCCAACGAGCGCGCGGTGCGCCTGAAGGCCGAGGCGATCGCGCGGCGCTCGGGTCGCAAGCGCAGCCTCGACGACGTCTTCAAGGCGGCGCGCACGAGCGAGACGAAGGACCTCAACCTCATCCTCAAGGCGGACGTGTCCGGCTCGCTGGAGGCGTTCGAGGACGAGATCGCGAAGCTCCCGCACGAGGAGGTGCACGTCAACATCATCCTGTCGGGTGTCGGCGGCATCACCGAGTCGGACGTCATGCTCGCCGCGGCCTCCAACGCGATCATCTACGGCTTCAACGTCCGCCCGGTGGGCGACGCCCGGGCCGCGGCCGATCGCGAGGGCGTCGAGATCCGCAACTACGAGGTCATCTACCGGGCCCTCGACGAGCTGCGGGACGCGATGGAGGGCATGCTCGACGCGATGGACGTCGAGGAGACCGTCGGCACCGTCGAGGTCCGCGCGACGTTCAAGGCCTCCAAGGTCGGCACGATCGCCGGCTGCTACGTCACCGACGGCAAGGTCACCCGCGGCGGCCGCGTGCGGATCATCCGCGACGGCACCGTGGTGCACTCGACGACGGTCGACACGCTGCGGCGGTTCAACGACGACGTCCGCGAGGTCACGTCCGGGTACGAGTGCGGCATCGTGCTCACGAACTACCAGGACGTGCGCGAGGGCGACGAGCTCGAGGTCTACGAGACGCGCAAGGTCGAGCGGACGCTCGCGTAGCCGATGGGCGCGGGCCGCATGCGACGCGTGGACGAAGCGGTCCGCGAGGTCCTCTCGGACGCTCTCACCGGGGGTCTGAAGGACCCCCGGATCGGCTTCGTCACCGTCACCCAGGTGCAGACCAGCCCGGACCTGCGGCACGCGAAGGTGTTCGTCAGCGTGCTCGGGGACGAGACGGTGCGGTCGCAGACCATCGAGGGTCTGCGGTCCGCCCACGGCTACCTGCAGCGGCGTGTCTCCGCGCAGCTGCGGATCAAGAACACGCCGCAGCTGGACTTCTTCCACGACGACACGCTCGACCGCGTGGAGCGCCTCAACGCCCTGATGCAGGACCCGCCGGAGCCGGCCGCGTGAGCGCCGAGCCCCAGCCCGTGGCGGCCGAGCCGACCGCGCGCGACCAGGCGCTCGCCGAGCTGCGCGACGCCGAGAAGTTCATCCTCGTCACGCACGAGAACCCCGACGGCGACGCCCTTGGCTCGCTCGTCGCGATGCACCGCGTGCTCGTGGCGCTCGGCAAGGACTCGGCGATGTTCATGGACGCCGACGAGTTCCCGCTGCCCTACGAGTACCGGTTCTTCCAGCTCGACGGGCTGATCTCCACGCCGCCGGACGACGTCGAGGAGCGCACGGTCGTGTTCCTGGACTGCGGCAACATCGACCGCAACCCGGCCGACGTGGTCAAGCGCGCCGACGCGCACATCCTCAACATCGACCACCACCACGACAACACGCGCTTCGGCACGGTGAACCTCGTGGTCGAGCAGGCGTCGTGCACCGCGGAGATCGTCTGGGACCTCATGCGCGCGCTCGGGGTGACCCCGACCCCGGACATCGCCGACGCCCTGTACGTCGGCCTCGTGACCGACACCGGCAAGTTCATGTACGAGAACACCGGGACGCGCGCGCACGTCATGGCCGCCGAGCTCATCGAGGCCGGGGTGGACGTCAACGCGATCTACCGGCGGCTCTACGAGGAGATGCCCTACGCGAAGCTCGAGCTGCTCGGGCGCGGCCTCGCGAACATCCAGCGCTTCGACGACGGGTCGCTGACCTTCACGCGCCTCAGCCGCGCCGACTACGAGGC from Paraconexibacter algicola carries:
- a CDS encoding transglutaminaseTgpA domain-containing protein, translating into MSTLAPAPRRERPARRPPRTAPAPAPVAAPARGGLRLAAWTLLALLAAHAWADQVAPASRAAATASVLLGSAIGALLLLAPRVTSRRRRLLLVDGLAVGALVLALATCGVPLRLLLPDAWGELAAGIGQGLGALPGVRVPYRGLDEWTRATIVLGGTLLVLVSAWVAFVPRGAATGRPLVAAGLLATLYAVPVVERAPDHPFLQGTAVTVLLAVLLWGDRLPRGQARPAAILLAVAAVAAAVLAPRLDGDRPLFDYESFVADSLQGRNTSTFSWQHRYGPLNWTRTGREVLRIRARQGTYWKAAVLPEFDGRAWRTTDAVDIRTPDTEIAEDPGYRQQLTVVVAGLRSPEYVTAGSTRSIAASPRLAIESGFGIFRTGSRPLRRGDAYRAEVYVPQPSPETMRDAGSSYPLFTRRFLSMGLPDSERSVLLFPRWGESQSIFRYALGAPPRSDGEEQLLASPYRRTYRLAQRLRAASATPYDFIRNVRARVMRDATYTETPRVDPRAPLDGFLFDRREGYCQQFSGAMALLLRMGGVPARVASGFTAGTYDDARKEWVVRDLDAHSWVEAYVPGQGWVAFDPTPAAAPPRSQLRDDEPATTPDEPAEEQDADEGPAGAPADARLGGGPGAPAASPGDESLSLGPPLLVVLAAGALVAFVVRRRVGVRADDPPELAELLQALRLTGRPPATGTTLRQLEERFRHAPQAADYLRAVRAQRYAPSATGPGRAQRAALRTALADGLGAGGRLRAWWALPPRPVGRRGRRA
- the coaBC gene encoding bifunctional phosphopantothenoylcysteine decarboxylase/phosphopantothenate--cysteine ligase CoaBC; the protein is MARVLIGVTGGIAAYKTLELVRLATKAGHAVRVVQTPTAQQFVGAVSFAGLTGAPVLVSEFERDPARGAFPDQAPPGHDPLSHLELVANADVLVIAPASANTIAKLAHGLADNLLTSAALAATCPVLVAPAMNNAMYEHAATQANLATLRDRGVVVIDPGTGALGSKGEWGVGRLAEPADLLARIEAVLAGRPTAGPWDGLRVLVTAGGTREPIDSVRYVGNRSSGRMGFALADAAAARGAAVTVVAANVTLPRNPAVRYLDVETAAQLADACAGAFAQTDVLLMAAAVADFRPVGPADHKIKKTGRGELTVEMEATVDVLASLSGTRRDGQVLVGFAAEHGDGALAYGRDKLERKGLDAIVVNDISRPDIGFDTPENEVTVITRTGDQPIAKADKAAVADAILAVVDRLRDAAVRTPT
- the rpoZ gene encoding DNA-directed RNA polymerase subunit omega, yielding MINPRIDTLLENVDSNYASVIVAAKRARQINSYYHNLGEGTFDEFPPPMVDSSSKNYLTIALEEVAGGKVKYQYR
- the rimP gene encoding ribosome maturation factor RimP, whose amino-acid sequence is MTKDIQTQVETTLASAMPDVEVLLAEVVAGGTLRLFVDHPDGVSLALCEQVTRALEDLREQYALEVSSPGRDRPLVKPDHFRRFLGRRARVRTREARDGHKSFTGELVGADDREVTIAAETGVVAIPYTEIHRSNLVEE
- a CDS encoding AAA family ATPase; its protein translation is MSGLDGAAHAPLDRGEIDAAVGLAARIRATVRDGVEVREEVLDDLLVAIVAEGHVLLEDLPGVGKTTLARALARALGLEFARIQCTADLLPADVVGTNVFNQREDRFEFRPGPIFANVVIVDEINRASPKTQSGLLECMQERRVTVDVHSHELARPFVVLATQNPVEFEGTYPLPEAQVDRFMMRLSLGYPDADAEAAMLLAHELGDRVAALDAAGGPAEVLQAQDLARRVHTSEALRAYVVALLTRTREDARVELGASPRAGLLLLRAAKARALLHGRDHALPDDVQALAEVVLAHRLVLAPEAHGARGGEVVRDALAKTTAL
- the nusA gene encoding transcription termination factor NusA, whose amino-acid sequence is MSREIIEAIKGLAAEKNISDEKLMAALEDALLSAYKKLPGAARYARVDVDPETGEFIVMRYRIPKDLEQELLVQTVEEESYIDPETGERVEPADPEIDAAKFEQYRDQIEEIDDTPEDFGRIAAQTAKQVILQRIREAERDMMFEEFRDRVGELITGVVQQKDSRYTLIQLRDRVEALLPKSEQVDGERYEHNQRVKAVIKEVSNSTKGPSIIVSRRDADLIKALFELEVPEIADGLVEIAGVAREPGYRSKIAVVSYADGVDPVGACVGPRGSRVRMVVSELRGEKIDIIPYNDEPARFVAKALSPARVREVIVDDEARQATVIVPDDQLSLAIGREGQNARLAARLTGWRIDIKSETDFASTADDEGFEEQVQDGGRCAAVLTNGRRCPNAALGGSPYCGLQLHQALSRFTTSSVAVLTGLTDADVASLADPEKSQDDVAEIVGRAEAAYAEATPVEPVADDEPLPDEAPEGVADEAQAAEEPQEAAVAVADEPAAEESAPEAQEEPAAEGEGSSS
- a CDS encoding DUF58 domain-containing protein; the encoded protein is MRRGDRDHGGSRPAAGTLLLALALLAAAAAFDAEPLYVPGVAFGLLAVLCLLWVRLAAAGLRVRRTVSGGRVQEDDPLPVTVTVVGGVLRLPTGEIRDPLLRRARPLQLGRDRQVVQATARLPRRGRRLVAPPSVLVRDPFGLAARTVGGGEPTEVLVLPRVDPVVVTAAGADGTGLGLRRRRRPTSAEVEVDGVGPLRPGTPASRIHWPSIARRAEPQERRLHADGGRLPVVVLDPSPDPGDPQGAADDLDAAVRAVASLAVHLARRGGCEVLLPGDRRPTELDATLGGWARLHVRLALVEAGPAPATAQLRGRTGPIVHVSARRVQRPPRALAQHGAGQVLVVPGSIAGRRAAFAVAGCAGYELADRLDAARSA